The genomic DNA aacatacaagtaagaatattttttctttcagaaagaagataagaacaagaggctcaccacggtggtgtcggtgatgagatcggcgcgggttatcgacggcggtgaagacggggacggggcgtgacggaccgctaaatctagacaaatctcgaggaaaatggagtttggaggtcgagcttcgagagtagaaagcttaagtagtgtggcccGGGCATTCCAttgaacacctcatgtgcataggaggtgagctagagcaccacaaagccctctccccctcggccagaaaaaataGAGCACTGTGCtttgctcttgcgcgagggggtatatataggcacctcattggtcccggttggtgacatgagccgggactaaaggggagcctttggtcccggttcaagccaccaaccgggaccaatggtggtgggtcaggagcgaggcccattggtcccggttcatcccacaaaccgggaccaaaaggtccagatgaaccgggaccaatggcccacgtggcccggccggccccctgggctcacgaaccgggaccaatgcccatattggtcccggttctagactgaaccgggactaatgggctgacccggcctggaccatagccctgttttctactagtgttacgCCCCAGCGGCCCGCGCGCGTTACTTAATCCTGGTCAGAAACGCCAAGGACCTTGGCATTTCAAGCGGGCCACGTCAGCGAAAACAGCGGGTTCAGACTGATTGTGGCCCAGGTCAGAAATGCTAGCCGCCTCGGCGTTTGCGTGTTGGCTTGAAACGCTAACTTGCTCGGCGTTTCTATGTTGGGTGGAAACGCCATAGACCCTGGCGTTTCTAAAAGGGTCAAATGGCGAAATACTTTTTCGTTGAGTTCAGTTTATGACTATAAACGCTGACAAGGTCACAACAGTTATTTCGGCCTACCTCGACCACGCGATCACCAACGTCACGTCGCGCCCTTGACTTGCGTGAAAGTACGCCCGCGCTGAGCACACACGCACGCCAGCCATTTCCCGTCGCTTTCCCCATCTCCCGTCCAACGCCACTTAGCTAGCGAGGTGCCTCGCCGGCCGGCTGCCGGCCGTATAAAGGATAGATTAATAGCCGGGGCTCAGTGTCCCTGCGCGCACTAGGTGAGCGACTGGTGCTCAAGGAGGAAGGTCGACCGGGTGTGGACTGTGGAGAGAGAGATGGGGTCGCTGGGGAAGGAGGCGGCGTCGGCGGGGGAGCGGGTGGTGCTGGCGGTGAACGGCGCGCGGCACGAGGCCGCCGGCGTCGACCCGTCGATGACGCTGCTGGAGTTCCTCCGCACTCGCACGCCCGTCCGGGGGCCCAAGCTCGGCTGCGGCGAAGGTGAGCACCGCCCCCGACGACTCCATCGATTTCATCTCCGGCGGCTAGCTCGCTCAGTACTACTAGTTCGTTACGCTGTGTGTGAGAGTGTTAGAGAATCTTTGGCTGAATAAGCGGATCGGATCGAGCCAGATCGATTGAACTCTGCATACGTGCACGTAGGACCTCGCGCCACATGCGCACCCATCCCAGGTACCTCTCGTCTCGTCTTCGCCTAGGTTAGCCAGCGCTACGCTATCGTTCATCGTCTCCTCACGTACACATCGCCAGGTAGGTAGGAAAGGATCGATCGTACCTGTGGTAGGCATGTACCTGTTTTTCTTTCTCtgtttcttctcttcttttggcGCCATGCATCTTTCATTCAGCAACCATCACAGCTATGTTTCTTCTTGGGAACCCTCTTGCCTTCTCCGGCCTCGGTGTGCGTAGCGTAGCATGCgacgatctgatcacggagatTGCAAGAAACACAAACGGAGACAAGGCACATGCTATACATGTTCCGTTCTTGCAAAAAATTAACACAGTATAGATGCAGACGCTCGTACATACACATACACCCATCCCTATAAACACATGCACACACCCTACGAACCTCTAGGAGCACCTTCGAAAGATTGGACTGTCACATCATCTCGATATTAACAAAGACACCATAGACGTTTTTGTAACCGACGGGAACTTGAACCCTGAATGTACATCATTGGAAAGATCGAAATAAATCAAAAAATTAAACATCAATATCAAGTCAAGAACTTGAACCTTGATAGACTGGTTGCACCACAAAAAATCTAACCATCTCTTGCATGTTTTTTTTTCAACATGAACGAAGCATGTAGAAGTATACACATATGGAGACATAGAAAGGCAAATACCATACTTGTATTGCTTGCCAGCCGGAGAGGATCTAGGCACTCACGTTCCAACCTACTATTAACACTTCGACAGCACAGACAATCGCATTAGCCGCTGCTCCTTTAGTTTCATAGTGATCCATAAGTGAAAAAAAAAATCAACTTGCTCTCAAGTGTATAACTCAATTTTTGTGTGGAAGACACCAgattcttcttcttttttgcgaATCACCTGGTAATATCCTTCCAAACGTTCAGTGCAATTTTTTTTCTTGATATGGCTTACCACCCGTGCCAAATGGTAAATGCCAATATGGCTTTACTTATCAATCGATCAACGACATCTGTTTGAAGGACAAGCAATATGAATCCGAGAGAATAGAAACGGGGCAAAAACACACCTCGCTCAGCAATGACACTGCACGTTACTTTCACTACGCTCAGGCCTAGCGATGGTATGGAGATATAATATCTTTTTTTGGGGGGATAACTTATAGTATTGATTAAAAAAATGGGTAAAGCTGGAGGATTGGTTCTTTACGGGCACTCAGGCATGATGGAGACAAAATCATACCCTGCCGCTGTACTTTTCTTTTCTCGTAAGTGGAGTAGGCATGCAAAGCAATCAGGCTGTAATGGGGAGTAAAGAACTACATTTATGTTGTCATATGTTggtatttattgccatgcat from Triticum urartu cultivar G1812 unplaced genomic scaffold, Tu2.1 TuUngrouped_contig_5837, whole genome shotgun sequence includes the following:
- the LOC125529774 gene encoding probable aldehyde oxidase 3; the protein is MGSLGKEAASAGERVVLAVNGARHEAAGVDPSMTLLEFLRTRTPVRGPKLGCGEGGCGACVVLISKYNPATDEVTEHSASSCLTLVGSLHTSSVTPR